In Lotus japonicus ecotype B-129 chromosome 5, LjGifu_v1.2, one genomic interval encodes:
- the LOC130719296 gene encoding putative F-box protein At1g67623: MTYSRLVKWASTKRRGIRKGPNSTASLKSLPKDLLVEVVETVASHSFTDLHTIKQCCKEFLNATENRYVLQSVSLDTFPLIQWLPNNKASFFLNRCRENENVESLYREGLRKYFGNANGKIDGLCIMNKAAQKGHNEAKYVWYDFIMLWR, translated from the coding sequence ATGACTTATTCAAGATTAGTGAAATGGGCAAGTACCAAGAGAAGAGGCATTCGTAAAGGTCCCAACTCTACCGCTTCCCTAAAATCTCTTCCAAAAGACTTGTTAGTAGAGGTGGTTGAAACTGTGGCCTCACACTCCTTCACCGACCTTCACACCATCAAACAGTGCTGCAAAGAGTTTCTAAATGCCACTGAAAATAGATACGTCTTGCAAAGCGTTTCTTTGGACACATTCCCGTTAATCCAGTGGCTTCCGAATAACAAAGCATCATTTTTCTTAAATCGCTGCAGGGAAAATGAAAACGTTGAAAGCTTGTACCGAGAAGGGCTGAGGAAATATTTTGGTAATGCAAATGGAAAGATAGATGGCCTTTGCATCATGAATAAAGCTGCTCAAAAGGGTCACAATGAAGCAAAATATGTGTGGTATGATTTCATTATGCTCTGGAGATGA
- the LOC130719295 gene encoding uncharacterized protein LOC130719295 produces MARFSPKFNAEGDGKKRGGAESQTEGAQAPKRRKLVKVSSVAPGSAAGGPSNAGAQPTAAALSKGKDVAATATIASSQSPTGGTSQFSAAKASAATATKSALVTAPNSATAGATTVGASKSTTIGATTATADQTSTAGTTTNASQPSAVEKLAAINATTAAAPPPTNDGRSMSPPPRQEERPPPDAAPTFEAARIEQAPGNKGGYPSYYNMLPNAIEPSEFLLTSLNRDAIEKEVSSQGINETKEETLACLLRAGCIFAHTFDNFNAAAAETERLKAESAQHQEVVASWKKRFDKLLDQAGKEKVQADKLIGAAGNRIGELEDDLKLMKDEADGLDASLQACKKQKDQVEKDLAAKGEALAAKESELEILGAELQSAKKALAEQEGKSAESLASAKADLEAVMRATAEEIKKADESQGAALAARDAEITSHLARIKELESELSAEKAKATKRHGNNERNQR; encoded by the exons ATGGCTCGTTTCTCTCCAAAGTTCAACGCTGAGGGCGAcgggaaaaaacggggcggtgctgagagcCAAACCGAGGGCGCTCAAGCCCCCAAGAGGAGGAAATTAGTCAAAGTCTCCTCCGTCGCCCCGGGGTCAGCAGCCGGCGGCCCCTCCAACGCCGGCGCTCAACCCACCGCTGCTGCTCTGTCCAAAGGCAAGGATGTTGCCGCCACTGCTACCATTGCAAGCTCCCAATCTCCGACTGGCGGGACGAGCCAATTCTCTGCCGCCAAAGCTTCCGCCGCCACGGCCACCAAGTCTGCACTTGTCACGGCTCCCAACTCCGCTACCGCAGGTGCAACCACCGTTGGCGCCTCTAAGTCCACCACTATAGGCGCCACAACCGCAACTGCTGACCAGACATCAACTGCTGGCACAACCACCAACGCTTCTCAACCCTCAGCTGTTGAGAAGCTTGCCGCCATCAACGCCACAACCGCTGCCGC cccgcctccAACGAATGATGGGCGTTCCATGTCTCCCCCGCCtcgtcaagaagaaagaccccCTCCTGATGCCGCCCCTACCTTCGAAGCAGCCCGGATCGAGCAAGCTCCTGGCAACAAGGGCGGCTACCCTAGCTACTACaacatgcttcccaacgccattgaaccttcagagttcttGCTTACCAGCCTcaaccgtgacgccatagaaaaagaagtttcgAGCCAAGGTATTAATGAGACCAAAGAGGAGACCCTTGCTTGtcttctacgcgctgggtgTATCTTTGCCCACACGTTTGACAATTTCAACGCCGCCGCTGCTGAAACTGAACGGTTGAAGGCTGAGAGTGCCCAGCACCAAGAAGTCGTTGCTTCTTGGAAAaagcgcttcgacaaactgTTGGATCAAGCGGGAAAGGAAAAGGTTCaggccgacaagttgattggcgcGGCGGGGAATAGGATCGGCGAGCTGGAAGACGATCTGAAGCTGATGAAGGATGAGGCGGACGGCCTTGATGCAAGCctccaagcttgcaaaaagcAAAAAGATCAAGTAGAGAAGGACCTGGCCGCCAAAGGCGAGGCGCTGGCTgccaaggagtcagagcttgaaATATTGGGCGCTGAACTGCAGTCAGCGaagaaggcgctggcggagcagGAGGGGAAGTCTGCTGAGTCTTTGGCTTCTGCGAAGGCAGatctggaggcggtgatgcgagCTACTGctgaagagatcaagaaggcgGATGAGTCTCAAGGGGCAGCCCTCGCCGCGAGAGATGCTGAGATAacgtcccatcttgcgaggatCAAAGAGCTAGAGAGCGAGCTGTCGGCGGAGAAAGCCAAAGCTACtaag CGTCATGggaataatgaaagaaatcaacgctga
- the LOC130719297 gene encoding uncharacterized protein LOC130719297, protein MTYSRLVKWARTKRRSTRKGPNSTASLKSLPKDLLVEVVATVASHSFTDLHAIKQCCKEFLDATEDRYVLQSVSLDTFPLIQWLPNNKASFFLNRCRENENVESLYREGLRKYFGNANGKIDGLCIMNKAVQKGQNEAKYVCGMISLCSRDDELRKQGLE, encoded by the coding sequence ATGACTTATTCAAGATTAGTGAAATGGGCAAGGACCAAGAGAAGAAGCACTCGTAAAGGTCCCAACTCTACCGCTTCCCTAAAATCTCTTCCAAAAGACTTGTTAGTAGAGGTGGTTGCAACTGTGGCCTCACACTCCTTCACCGACCTTCACGCCATCAAACAGTGCTGCAAAGAGTTTCTAGATGCCACTGAAGATAGATACGTCTTGCAAAGCGTTTCTTTGGACACATTCCCGTTAATCCAGTGGCTTCCGAATAACAAAGCATCATTTTTCTTAAATCGCTGCAGGGAAAATGAAAACGTTGAAAGCTTGTACCGAGAAGGGCTGAGGAAATATTTTGGTAATGCAAATGGAAAGATAGATGGCCTTTGCATCATGAATAAAGCTGTTCAAAAAGGTCAAAATGAAGCAAAATATGTGTGTGGTATGATTTCATTATGCTCTAGAGATGATGAGTTGAGAAAACAAGGACTTGAATAA
- the LOC130719293 gene encoding putative F-box protein At1g67623 has product MTYSRLLKWARTKRRSTRKGPNSTVSLKSLPKDLLVKVVATVASHSFTNLLAIKQCCKEFLDATEDRYVLQSVSLDAFPLIQWLPNNKASFFLNRCRENENVESLYREGLRKYFGNANGKIDGLCIMNKAAQKGHNEAKYVCGMISLCSGDDELRKQGLEYMRFLRKSKCVVRCRKKVKQLLVSLWKKPRMLNHNLSPLCKFKSTCKGWRVKTGRWVLLDDDDDDDLGLCEHCRWDHELKLFYHLFNVH; this is encoded by the coding sequence ATGACTTATTCAAGATTACTGAAATGGGCAAGGACCAAGAGAAGAAGCACTCGTAAAGGTCCCAACTCTACCGTTTCCCTAAAATCTCTTCCAAAAGACTTGTTAGTAAAGGTGGTTGCAACTGTGGCCTCACACTCCTTCACCAACCTTCTTGCCATCAAACAGTGCTGCAAAGAGTTTCTAGATGCCACTGAAGATAGATACGTCTTGCAAAGCGTTTCTTTGGACGCATTCCCGTTAATCCAGTGGCTTCCGAATAACAAAGCATCATTTTTCTTAAATCGCTGcagggaaaatgaaaatgttgAAAGCTTGTACCGAGAAGGGCTGAGGAAATATTTTGGTAATGCAAATGGAAAGATAGATGGCCTTTGCATCATGAATAAAGCTGCTCAAAAGGGTCACAATGAAGCAAAATATGTGTGTGGTATGATTTCATTATGCTCTGGAGATGATGAGTTGAGAAAACAAGGACTTGAATATATGCGTTTTCTGAGGAAGTCCAAGTGTGTCGTACGTTGCAGAAAAAAAGTTAAACAATTATTGGTCTCTTTGTGGAAAAAGCCTAGAATGCTAAACCACAATCTGAGTCCACTATGCAAATTCAAGAGCACATGCAAAGGATGGAGAGTGAAGACAGGTAGATGGGTATTACTAGATGATGATGACGACGATGACTTGGGCTTGTGTGAACATTGTAGATGGGACCATgagttgaaattattttatcatttattcaaTGTTCATTAG
- the LOC130719294 gene encoding uncharacterized protein LOC130719294, translating into MTYSRLVKWARTKRRSTRKGPNSTASLKSLPKDLLVEVVATVASHSFTDLHAIKQCSKEFLDATEDRYVLQRVSLDTFPLIQWLPNNKASFFLNRCRENENVESLYREDLRKYFGNANGKIDGLCIMNKAAQKGHNEEKYVCGMI; encoded by the coding sequence ATGACTTATTCAAGATTAGTGAAATGGGCAAGGACCAAGAGAAGAAGCACTCGTAAAGGTCCCAACTCTACCGCTTCCCTAAAATCTCTTCCAAAAGACTTGTTAGTAGAGGTGGTTGCAACTGTGGCCTCACACTCCTTCACCGACCTTCACGCCATCAAACAGTGCAGCAAAGAGTTTCTAGATGCCACTGAAGATAGATACGTCTTGCAAAGAGTTTCTTTGGACACATTCCCGTTAATCCAGTGGCTTCCGAATAACAAAGCATCATTTTTCTTAAATCGCTGCAGGGAAAATGAAAACGTTGAAAGCTTGTACCGAGAAGATCTGAGGAAATATTTTGGTAATGCAAATGGAAAGATAGATGGCCTTTGCATCATGAATAAAGCTGCTCAAAAGGGTcacaatgaagaaaaatatgtgTGTGGTATGATTTAA